The genomic region AGGTATTTTTTCTGACAACAGGACTTACTTGGCTGTTCGTTTGCCTGCTTTTCTGGTCTTAGAAATGCCTGCTGCTTTCTCCACTTCCACAAGATCTTCCGAAGCAATTTCATCctaaaaagaaacatttcaaaAGACCTCTCGTTCATTTAAAAGATACCATAAGATGAttcctgatttttttaaattaagctaCAATCCTGAGAAGCTGTGAAGTCAAAAATCCTCTTGTTCAAAGGCTGGTAATACACAGAAGATAGCTCAAAGAGTGTATAAATCCAAATGCACCAAAAGTAGTGGACAGCAGTAATTGCAAGATTGAACTGTAATTGTACCTACAACTGATTTATATACAATTAGCTAATATCACACTAGAGTAGTCTTAGTCAAAATTAGTTTTCATCAAAAACAACTGTCAAACTGCTCTGTGCCAGGCTATCAATGAGCTCATGGGATTGAGGAACTGACCTACAGACTAATTATGTTCTGATTAACTTACAAACCAGCCTCCTCCACACTAAAATCGTTAACCTCATAAGCAGAGGCACTTACATGGGGAGCAACAGAGGCATCGTTGACAACTCTTCTGCTGCTGCGAGTGACAAGTGCTGCGGACTCTTCGCTCGGGCCAGGAGACTCCGCTCTTTTAGcttgacacacagacacaacacagggTTAAAACCATCATCGATGAATAATGGACATACAGGTCAATGGATAAACAGCtcacttcttgttcttcttcgtGAGGGGGAATAGATGAATGAATGCTCTCCTGGACTAGACTCGTCCTCTTCGGGTTCGGGGACCAGGCTGTCCTTCACAGGAAGTAGCGAGTTAACCTGCTCCACTGACGACTTAGGACGCACGTACGACGTACTCCTCTTACTGGTTCTTAGCATCTTTGTGACAACTACTGCTCCTGTAATTGcataacaaaacatttacagttATGTTAATACATTTTAGCTTCTTTATCCTATGACGGACATCTTACAGAAACTGAAATGCAGAAAAGAGTAATACAAACGCAGTTCTAttgttttgtgtgcatgcaGCATCGTACATACCTTCCTGCTTCTCTTCCTCATCCTGAAGTCTCCTGATGAGGGCGTCTGCGACAGGGGTTTCAGAATCCACCTCCAACGGCGAGTCCAGTAAGGGAAGGTCTTCCTCAGCGTGATCCCAGAGTTTGTTTCTAGTTAGTGGATGGGAGTTGGTGCAACCAGCATTGCTGTTAAGTTCAGGCTCGAGTAGAACTCCactttcttttatattttttgtaatggtctcttctctcttctctctctttcttgtaCTCTGAGGAAGGGACACAGGAACCAGTTTCACCTGGGAGTGTAAAACGTCATGAATGATCAACAGTGGATGGATCGGATTTCTCAACATGGTAATACGGAATAATGTAAAATGGACAAAAAGGGTGAGACAGAAAATTATATTGTGAGGTAAAACTTATTTTATGGAAAGTTGTAtctcaaatgtatttaaagagAAAGTCAGTTGATGGttaaaaaggtcccatggcatgaaaaagaaaatcactttatgaggtttttcaacattaatgtgagttcccccagcctgcctatggtcccccagtggctagaaatggcgataggtgtaaaccgagccctgggtatcctgctctgcctttgaggaaatgaaagctcagatgggccgatctggaatctgctccttatgtcGTCAatggaggaaggttacctcccctttctctgctttgcctgcccagagaatttggcccgcccatgagaaagagagacacatcatggcttgaaaacaagcgaagcatatGTCAGTACccatccgtaccgcctgtaagatctgttctgtgcatgcgcataattcaGCGCATGCGCAGAAACTCAACGTGTTTTACgacactgcctgatcagttctacgcttgcatGATTACTAAAATGCGTCATATCCTgagaacaccggcaaacttcacagctctatgcacgcattggtgtaaggatgtttggacattcccggttaccggaagaaaacattagacagtgacagtagaccgttatgatggcagaaattaagtttacaaggtgtttgctggagttgcctaaagtatctgttaatgatatacggagggtcgtctggccatccagtacaacaccacgTAGCAAATtgaataaaggcttcaaattttacgtttcatcatttctttgcaactttgaaggtaatttgctaacgctagctagcctgagctagaagccttgctttggttttttaagtcatgactccatcctgcttcaggttaatcaTGCTTTAAATAAAGTTAGCATCCTCTCACTTCATgcgtttgtacttttatgaaagtatcaggtaaaaacagggctacaaattagatctctgtgagagaccagcaaactattatgtagctcaatgctggacatttcaccccaaaTTTTggtcactttactgctgggacatgtccggttgtgtagtatttagTTTAGAAGCCTGTATTGGTGATTCTTTaatggtacaaagtcctgctacacacatacatatatagctagctatttatgctccgctatgtcgtgTTAGCATGCCGCTAcataatagttagctatgagtatgctaatgttagattgTAGTCGAACGAAGCAACACTTTCTAACatcaaaaatcgcagataaagggttctgaaccaaacactacacaatcggacaagTTTCAGCAGGAATTTGACtcagaattggggagaatttaacaacattggcagctaagatgacatgtttactgccgttagcatgtagctactatagtggtatacaggaGTGGTGGCTGGAAGAGCTCATCCcgtcttcaaaaggacacttatgtacgtctacacttcatcgcattaataatatacagtctatggttatcagtctatggttattagtcaagacaaagtattaaaagtaaaagcattaacataaacaacgacgtcgctacacggttttggatcagtgacaacaagtctttattgtttgtatgactattgtataataaagatttaattaaaaaaaaaaaaggttgtgatGTTTGGTCATGAAGTGTTTCAATGCATGCAtggtacaaatcgcacaggtTTTCTACTACGCAATtatgcgcacgcgcagaacggatcttacaggcggtacggatcgggtactgacagcatggcagttggtcaaggccacaccccccaccctccaccttgtcccccctctcctccccaatagcatttaaagctacagacacagaaaatttgcacatcctaaggaaagctcattgtgggactggctctagtggctgtaattctgcaccaaggctgaatttcgggaaagagacttcagtacagtacagtaataggggaccactaaggcctatataaaagcatcatgtcataggacctttatcATCAAACAAAAATAGCTTAATATGTGTCAACATCAGATGATGGTGAATTAGATGAAGCTTCTTGGTATGTTGATGACAGAAAACATTCTTTTATTTACGACAGCGCCATCGTAACGTCAACaactcgcacacacacaaaaaaaaaaaaaaaaaaagagataaattacTTACTTGTGGATAAATGTTTAGGCTGATACGGTTGGACTGCCGAGTCGCCCTGCCGGGGCTGGAAGGTATTTTGCTCTCTTCCTTCAGCAGGGCCGGCTGCGTCTCAGACGATTCTGCCCTTTTCCTGGAGTTGCCTTTAACAGGGGATGCAAAGACTTCCAACTGCTCCTTCTCTTCTTCCAAGATCATTAATGGTGTTGACACCACCTCACTACTACTCAATTTTTTGCTGGACTTCCTCGGAGTGTTTCCCTGAGTGGTCTTGCGTTTGGCCGGTGTGCGAGTCTTGGAGCTTGTTCGTCGAGAAACTTTTGCGTCTGTGACCTCATCCTCTTGGTCCTCCTCTTCACTTTGGGTCCTTTGGCTAGTCCTTGTTGTAGTGGCCGTCGGGGTCACGCGCCGTCTGGCTGGAGAAGACACCTTGGACGTTGCATCAACGTCCCCCTCTTCTAACTCTTCTTTAGGAGGCTCAGGCTGAGCTTTGCGAGTACTTCTTCGAGGTGTGCTAGCCTGGACTTTAGTTTCTTTGTTCGGTTTACTCTTTCGAGGTGTACGACTAGGCGAGGCAGGGAGCAGAGTGCTTGTTTCTGCCTCCTCCACTTTCCCATTCTCCTCTGGCTCCTCCGGGAGGGGAGAGATAAAGGTTACTGTCCTCGATCTTGTGGTCCTCCGTGTTGGGGTGGAAGGAGCTTTCTTTTTCCTCTGAGAAGTGGGGGCCTCTGGCACAGGCTGTTCCTCTGGTTGGCTATTTGAGCTGAAAACCTGCCTCACAGGTTTCTCTTCTTCAACAGTTTTATCTTTTCTCAGGCTTCCCCTGGTTCTCCTTCTTGTTTCCTTTTCCGTGTTAATTTCTTTCCGGTTATCCTCTTCTTTCTCTGCTAAGGCTTTGTAGTCCTGCTGCTTTTCCTCTACTACAGTCTCTGTCTCATTGATGTGGGTTATCTCTGTGTCCATATCAACAGGCCCATTCTCTTCAGGCCCCTCCTGGTCCTCAGCAGGTGTTGCTTTGTCCGCCTCCTCTACCATCTCCTCCTCAGCAGCATCTTTCTCTGCCATAGAGTCTTTGTCACGCACAACTGCTAGGAGTTCTCCCACTGGAGTTGGTCCAGAGACTGAAATACTTGCAGGTTCAAGATCTTCAGCCAACATCACAGCTGGGAGTTCTCCCACTGGACTCGGTGCAGAGAGTGAAGGACTTGCCGGTTCGTGGTCTTCAACTAACATTATAGCTGGGAGTTCTCCCACTGGACTTGGTCCAGAGGGTGAAAGACCTTCCGGTTCATGGTCTTCAGACGACATCACAGCTGGGAGTTCTCCCACAGGACTGGATCCAGAGGCGGAAAGACCTTCCGGTTTATGGTCTTCGGCTAACATCACAGCTGGAAGTTCTTCCCCTGGACTTGGTCCGGAGGCTGAAAGACCTTCAGGTTCGTGAGCTTCAGCCAACATCACAGCTGGGAGTTCTTCCACAGGACTGGATGCAGAGGCTGAAAGACCTATCAGTTCATGGTCTTTGGCTAACATCACAGCTGGGAGTTCTTCTCCTGGACTTGGTTCAGAGTCTGTAAGACCTTCTGGTTCATGGTCTTCAACTAGCATCACAGCTGGAAATTCTTCTGCTGGACTTGGTTCAGAGGCTGAAAGACCTTCTGGTTCATCATCTTCAACTAACATCACAGCTGGGAGTTCTTCTCTTGGACTTGGTCCAGAGGCTGAAAGACCTTCTGGTTCATCATCTTCAACTAACATCACAGCTGGGAGTTCTTCTCTTGGACTTGGTCCAGAGGCTGAAAGCCCTTCCGGTTCATGGTCTTCAACCGACATTACTAACTCTGTATCGCGCTGTTCTTTATCATCTATTGTCTCATGGTTTGCCTCGGTGTTTTCAGTTTGTAGGTCAGTGAGTTTTACAAGTTCTGACTCTGTCGGCCCATTTACCTCAATTCCATCCAAGGGGTCCATTTCTTTTCTCTGGTCCTCTTCGTGGACTTCGCCAGACAGAGGAGGATCCTGATCATCTGTGCCCAAAAGTATAACCTCATGTTTGGCCACAAGTTCGTCAATAGCCTCCACGGCTGGAGACCGGGTGGGAGGGTCGGAGGACTGCAGATCATTCTCCATAGGCAGCGTGTCTGCGTCTTTATCCACGTCCTCATCCAAATCCAGCATCAGAGAAAAGCTGCTGTGAGTTTCAGACCTCGGATCGTCTAGCATGCTTTGCTGAATCTCAGGAGGACCCAGCTGAGAACTATCGAGCAGGCCGCCCTGCCCCTCCACAAGCTCCAGGGGTACCAGGATTGTGCTAGAGGGTTTGAGCTCCACGTATGATGATCTTTGCTCATCATCCTCATCTGCCTTCatctctccttcttcttcccCGAGTCTCACCATCACCACCTCACCCTCCATGTCCTCATCTACCATCTATAATGGAGgaaaaatgcacacaaaaagtTATTTCTTGCTTCTTTCTTTTGTGATTGAGCGAATAatcatttagtctataaaacgtcagaaaatgATGCCAATGTCTATCACAACTTCGACTGACTAATTATTTCAGCTCTAAATTTGTTACCTTTATCTCTGCACCGGGCGTGATCAGAGAGAACTCCACAGCCTCCTGCTCTGACAGACTTGGCAGGAAGTGTGCGTGTCCCTGTTGTACAAAGACTGAACTGGGTTGAAGGGCTGGCAGCCTCCCATTACCCTGGACCTCCTCAATGATCTCCACCTCACTACCAGAGtcctcatcttcatcttcctcctcatcctcctcagcTTGATCagactcctcctcctcatcatcatcttcttcttcttcctcctcctcctcagacacAGGGCTAGAAAGTTCTTCACTATCGTTTACACTCACAACAGCTAGAAGATAAAAAGAAAGCAGAAAAGTGTgtgaaaaaatgagaaaaacagcACAGTGACAGTCAAAGCACTGATgttaatgtgcatgtgtgtacaatCTTCCTCACAGTGGGAGTCTGTGCCAGTTGGCTCGGAAGATGTCACAGAGGCAGTAGATGTCTGGCTGGTGAACGCTGGAGGAGCTTCAGCAGCTGCCTGCGCCGCCTCTTCAACCTCACCTAGTGACTCACTGGGAGAAAGGAGAATGATATCTTTCAAACTGAaaaacataacaataaacaGCTGAAAGGAACCGTGAAGGCAACACAGGGCTACATaacatttttatagttttaaaCCAAATTCCCATAGTTATACTGATATGTACACACGTCAATAAAGTTACCTAGATGGCTTATTTTAATACTGACTATGACCTAATTAATATTTTCAGCTAAGTGAATCCATTAAAATATTTCCTGTTCCCTGAGTTCATTCCTGTTCAAATTCTCATGACCTACAAACCCTGGGTAAACTATAGTTACAGCCCAGGAACAAAAAGAACTAGATTATCCTGCTGTATGGATTACAATGAATGTTTCTGTAAACAGAAAAAGGGTACAGACCTGTTGAAGGATGTCTGGGTCTGTGATGCGTTGTGGATTCCCGAGCGGGTGAGCGGAGGAGACAGATCGTTGCCAAACAGATGCCTCTGCACAAACTCTGTCAGATCTGTAAGATAATGCAGAAGATACAGCTTAGTATGAAGTCATCATAACCTTAGTATGGTTGGGTAATATAATTGTTTCAATCTATACTGGTAAGAATTTCAGAAAAGCCATGTGTTACACCATTTCCTCATTGTGTTGTGGATACGAATTACTACAGTCTTGTCTAATATGAGGTGGTAATGTCTAACTGACTTTTTACAGTATAAATCATTTAAGGATAGACCTGTTGATTGATCCAGTTCCTCTTCTGGTTCGTTTGTGGGTTCAATGGCTGCAGATGGTTTCAGATAGTCAGTGAACTCTGTGGATTCAGTGGTCTCGGTCAGGACGTCTTGTCCCACTGATAGATCTGGAGATTGGACCTCAGCGCCAGAGTCCGTGCTCTCAGTTACCTGGTTACAAACTAGTAGCATACAAAATGTGTCAAGCAATTTTTCAGAGAAGTGTATATATTAGAGCATAGCACATCTTTGTATTTTGATGCTGTGCCATACTGGTGGGAAGCATCCCACCTCTAATAAAAATACGTACAGAAACGAACAGACCAAATTCTGCAAATGAATTACCTTGAATGTGACTAGACATCTCCTCTTGGTATAACGTTGCAGCATTTTCATGTTTGCTACTTGACTCAACATCCTGTTCATCCTCCTCTTTAGACTGAACTTCTTCCATGCTGTTAGTCTCCTCTTTCAGAGCAATCTCCTTCACGTCCTCAAATGTTTCATCTTCCTTTACCTCTTCTTCTACCCTCTCTATATCCTCCGATGTCAGCAGAGGGGTTTGCTCAGTGGTTGGTAAGGGCTTTTCCTCTGGTTCTTGATTTTCAGTTGGGACTTTGATGTTCACCGTAACAACCTCCTCTTCTTTCTCGGTAGCTGTATgcccctcctctccttcctggTCCTCTGAGAAACCAGGAAGATGTGCATCATAATACTCTAGAGTGGTGTCTGTTGAACGGACAGATATCTGGCTGGTGTCAAAGCTCAGGTTAAGTTGTTGCTGTGTTGCATCTGATGGTCTGGTTTCTGCAGTGACTTCATGGATGGAGGATGACTCTGTCTCAAAGCATCTCAGCTGTGGGGAGGGAATACCATCTTCTGGAGGCAAGAACTTCACATGAGGTTTTTCTCCTTCCTCGtcttcatcctcttcctcctcggCAGGCGGTGAAGACCAGGTCTTATGTGTGGCCTTGGATAACGTTGAGCCTCTGGTCAGCAAGC from Sander lucioperca isolate FBNREF2018 chromosome 3, SLUC_FBN_1.2, whole genome shotgun sequence harbors:
- the ahctf1 gene encoding protein ELYS isoform X3; translated protein: MHDLTAQVTSSLLPFPGVTIDAIGEDEITLDSVLHGKFTIGRSGLAWLACGPHLEVVHAVTGERLSAYCFSGGGEHPPGVLAARDFSWLKRSGLLVGLEEAEGSVLCLYDLGLSRVVKAVVIPGRITAIEPLVSYGGASTLTQHLHQSLRWFFGIAAVVTDLGHVLLVDLCLDDLSCSQSELEASDLQVVTKSPAEIPRLREVNTRQGRHLCLQLNGPSGVGATALQYISRTNQLAVGFSDGYLQLWNMKTLKKEYHSQLEGGRVPVHAFTFQEPENDPRNCCYLWAVQSSQDLEGDMVSLRLLQLAFSERKCLASGKILYEGLEYCEERYSQELSGTAFPLRTQATNTRLLSCQTIEKFRPHPDRDDSMNEVASPDTSVSIFSWQVKAYGQGTPSTYIGVFDINRWYHAQMPDSLRTGESLQNCPYLAVWSLDRVVQMLSQHVLLDVLVHDRSLSRGLPFTCPPPEQYFNPTTYNFDATCLLNSGIVHLTCSGYQKETLSFLKKAAPCSSDIISTSYSRCLMSGLLSSRLADSQASSLSQEQQLDAILSTAVETSSLGLITGCIKQWTAEEQPGSALNLRYILDWAWNKVVQTKEELDGICAPLFDSSSNFTDPQTMQLLQHSQRLLSNLSTIFHCLLSEAQELTQKGLVGLMNKNMVSSLISKYAQVVLWFCRTGLLPEGSDDDALQISRPFYTHSVISNYYTIRREELTRLAKGKWCADCLMIDGLVGQCGERLTNLWKRDENGTGQYPPPTLHALLDVYLLDHIDEAAKHAIVIYLLLDVMYSFPNKEGASVESFPPAFAIPIGLVKLVQGLWLLDHHDHQSSFELLLHPAASQCQFEWQHERVLQALMCQGQHAVALRYFHVTKPPISSTTQAKLCLSVLLHNRCLIEAWSLLRKHSNRLNMGELLGFLYESCQELGLIKELLKLPLGLTEQECLEKFLQGTGGLQNRELLMVHYLQQANYIPALQLNHSLKMNLVNERDPKLKERSNNRNLILDQYGKVLPRVQRKLAMERAKPYQHPYAIHREVSRPQPLSTITKRSVSEKVMSRAGFINNLLAKIEEVWLGKGPTPQSSPAKSSRAADVQSPKSSSLAHSEPFLGTPITMTSKRKSRLMDLVVHPSCQTPRPLLSPPRPPSSWVSPQSTSKAPELSLLQTPQVVKRARALAASGRVFSAFTPQSILRSSLRPTPVATPSASPGRSITPPLRGKESRITFIEEEESPEPEKGIQWTNGMAADSEISLLTRGSTLSKATHKTWSSPPAEEEEDEDEEGEKPHVKFLPPEDGIPSPQLRCFETESSSIHEVTAETRPSDATQQQLNLSFDTSQISVRSTDTTLEYYDAHLPGFSEDQEGEEGHTATEKEEEVVTVNIKVPTENQEPEEKPLPTTEQTPLLTSEDIERVEEEVKEDETFEDVKEIALKEETNSMEEVQSKEEDEQDVESSSKHENAATLYQEEMSSHIQVCNQVTESTDSGAEVQSPDLSVGQDVLTETTESTEFTDYLKPSAAIEPTNEPEEELDQSTDLTEFVQRHLFGNDLSPPLTRSGIHNASQTQTSFNSESLGEVEEAAQAAAEAPPAFTSQTSTASVTSSEPTGTDSHSVVSVNDSEELSSPVSEEEEEEEEDDDEEEESDQAEEDEEEDEDEDSGSEVEIIEEVQGNGRLPALQPSSVFVQQGHAHFLPSLSEQEAVEFSLITPGAEIKMVDEDMEGEVVMVRLGEEEGEMKADEDDEQRSSYVELKPSSTILVPLELVEGQGGLLDSSQLGPPEIQQSMLDDPRSETHSSFSLMLDLDEDVDKDADTLPMENDLQSSDPPTRSPAVEAIDELVAKHEVILLGTDDQDPPLSGEVHEEDQRKEMDPLDGIEVNGPTESELVKLTDLQTENTEANHETIDDKEQRDTELVMSVEDHEPEGLSASGPSPREELPAVMLVEDDEPEGLSASGPSPREELPAVMLVEDDEPEGLSASEPSPAEEFPAVMLVEDHEPEGLTDSEPSPGEELPAVMLAKDHELIGLSASASSPVEELPAVMLAEAHEPEGLSASGPSPGEELPAVMLAEDHKPEGLSASGSSPVGELPAVMSSEDHEPEGLSPSGPSPVGELPAIMLVEDHEPASISVSGPTPVGELLAVVRDKDSMAEKDAAEEEMVEEADKATPAEDQEGPEENGPVDMDTEITHINETETVVEEKQQDYKALAEKEEDNRKEINTEKETRRRTRGSLRKDKTVEEEKPVRQVFSSNSQPEEQPVPEAPTSQRKKKAPSTPTRRTTRSRTVTFISPLPEEPEENGKVEEAETSTLLPASPSRTPRKSKPNKETKVQASTPRRSTRKAQPEPPKEELEEGDVDATSKVSSPARRRVTPTATTTRTSQRTQSEEEDQEDEVTDAKVSRRTSSKTRTPAKRKTTQGNTPRKSSKKLSSSEVVSTPLMILEEEKEQLEVFASPVKGNSRKRAESSETQPALLKEESKIPSSPGRATRQSNRISLNIYPQVKLVPVSLPQSTRKREKREETITKNIKESGVLLEPELNSNAGCTNSHPLTRNKLWDHAEEDLPLLDSPLEVDSETPVADALIRRLQDEEEKQEGAVVVTKMLRTSKRSTSYVRPKSSVEQVNSLLPVKDSLVPEPEEDESSPGEHSFIYSPSRRRTRTKRAESPGPSEESAALVTRSSRRVVNDASVAPHDEIASEDLVEVEKAAGISKTRKAGKRTAKSKAVLEPPPIAEVDLISPLPSPADPRAQKRIKEGEAPTSSMNLRRKRIMDTVFTKPVTRRKKL
- the ahctf1 gene encoding protein ELYS isoform X2, which encodes MHDLTAQVTSSLLPFPGVTIDAIGEDEITLDSVLHGKFTIGRSGLAWLACGPHLEVVHAVTGERLSAYCFSGGGEHPPGVLAARDFSWLKRSGLLVGLEEAEGSVLCLYDLGLSRVVKAVVIPGRITAIEPLVSYGGASTLTQHLHQSLRWFFGIAAVVTDLGHVLLVDLCLDDLSCSQSELEASDLQVVTKSPAEIPRLREVNTRQGRHLCLQLNGPSGVGATALQYISRTNQLAVGFSDGYLQLWNMKTLKKEYHSQLEGGRVPVHAFTFQEPENDPRNCCYLWAVQSSQDLEGDMVSLRLLQLAFSERKCLASGKILYEGLEYCEERYSQELSGTAFPLRTQATNTRLLSCQTIEKFRPHPDRDDSMNEVASPDTSVSIFSWQVKAYGQGTPSTYIGVFDINRWYHAQMPDSLRTGESLQNCPYLAVWSLDRVVQMLSQHVLLDVLVHDRSLSRGLPFTCPPPEQYFNPTTYNFDATCLLNSGIVHLTCSGYQKETLSFLKKAAPCSSDIISTSYSRCLMSGLLSSRLADSQASSLSQEQQLDAILSTAVETSSLGLITGCIKQWTAEEQPGSALNLRYILDWAWNKVVQTKEELDGICAPLFDSSSNFTDPQTMQLLQHSQRLLSNLSTIFHCLLSEAQELTQKGLVGLMNKNMVSSLISKYAQVVLWFCRTGLLPEGSDDDALQISRPFYTHSVISNYYTIRREELTRLAKGKWCADCLMIDGLVGQCGERLTNLWKRDENGTGQYPPPTLHALLDVYLLDHIDEAAKHAIVIYLLLDVMYSFPNKEGASVESFPPAFAIPIGLVKLVQGLWLLDHHDHQSSFELLLHPAASQCQFEWQHERVLQALMCQGQHAVALRYFHVTKPPISSTTQAKLCLSVLLHNRCLIEAWSLLRKHSNRLNMGELLGFLYESCQELGLIKELLKLPLGLTEQECLEKFLQGTGGLQNRELLMVHYLQQANYIPALQLNHSLKMNLVNERDPKLKERSNNRNLILDQYGKVLPRVQRKLAMERAKPYQHPYAIHREVSRPQPLSTITKRSVSEKVMSRAGFINNLLAKIEEVWLGKGPTPQSSPAKSSRAADVQSPKSSSLAHSEPFLGTPITMTSKRKSRLMDLVVHPSCQTPRPLLSPPRPPSSWVSPQSTSKAPELSLLQTPQVVKRARALAASGRVFSAFTPQSILRSSLRPTPVATPSASPGRSITPPLRGKESRITFIEEEESPEPEKGIQWTNGMAADSEISLLTRGSTLSKATHKTWSSPPAEEEEDEDEEGEKPHVKFLPPEDGIPSPQLRCFETESSSIHEVTAETRPSDATQQQLNLSFDTSQISVRSTDTTLEYYDAHLPGFSEDQEGEEGHTATEKEEEVVTVNIKVPTENQEPEEKPLPTTEQTPLLTSEDIERVEEEVKEDETFEDVKEIALKEETNSMEEVQSKEEDEQDVESSSKHENAATLYQEEMSSHIQVCNQVTESTDSGAEVQSPDLSVGQDVLTETTESTEFTDYLKPSAAIEPTNEPEEELDQSTDLTEFVQRHLFGNDLSPPLTRSGIHNASQTQTSFNSESLGEVEEAAQAAAEAPPAFTSQTSTASVTSSEPTGTDSHSVVSVNDSEELSSPVSEEEEEEEEDDDEEEESDQAEEDEEEDEDEDSGSEVEIIEEVQGNGRLPALQPSSVFVQQGHAHFLPSLSEQEAVEFSLITPGAEIKMVDEDMEGEVVMVRLGEEEGEMKADEDDEQRSSYVELKPSSTILVPLELVEGQGGLLDSSQLGPPEIQQSMLDDPRSETHSSFSLMLDLDEDVDKDADTLPMENDLQSSDPPTRSPAVEAIDELVAKHEVILLGTDDQDPPLSGEVHEEDQRKEMDPLDGIEVNGPTESELVKLTDLQTENTEANHETIDDKEQRDTELVMSVEDHEPEGLSASGPSPREELPAVMLVEDDEPEGLSASGPSPREELPAVMLVEDDEPEGLSASEPSPAEEFPAVMLVEDHEPEGLTDSEPSPGEELPAVMLAKDHELIGLSASASSPVEELPAVMLAEAHEPEGLSASGPSPGEELPAVMLAEDHKPEGLSASGSSPVGELPAVMSSEDHEPEGLSPSGPSPVGELPAIMLVEDHEPASPSLSAPSPVGELPAVMLAEDLEPASISVSGPTPVGELLAVVRDKDSMAEKDAAEEEMVEEADKATPAEDQEGPEENGPVDMDTEITHINETETVVEEKQQDYKALAEKEEDNRKEINTEKETRRRTRGSLRKDKTVEEEKPVRQVFSSNSQPEEQPVPEAPTSQRKKKAPSTPTRRTTRSRTVTFISPLPEEPEENGKVEEAETSTLLPASPSRTPRKSKPNKETKVQASTPRRSTRKAQPEPPKEELEEGDVDATSKVSSPARRRVTPTATTTRTSQRTQSEEEDQEDEVTDAKVSRRTSSKTRTPAKRKTTQGNTPRKSSKKLSSSEVVSTPLMILEEEKEQLEVFASPVKGNSRKRAESSETQPALLKEESKIPSSPGRATRQSNRISLNIYPQSTRKREKREETITKNIKESGVLLEPELNSNAGCTNSHPLTRNKLWDHAEEDLPLLDSPLEVDSETPVADALIRRLQDEEEKQEGAVVVTKMLRTSKRSTSYVRPKSSVEQVNSLLPVKDSLVPEPEEDESSPGEHSFIYSPSRRRTRTKRAESPGPSEESAALVTRSSRRVVNDASVAPHDEIASEDLVEVEKAAGISKTRKAGKRTAKSKAVLEPPPIAEVDLISPLPSPADPRAQKRIKEGEAPTSSMNLRRKRIMDTVFTKPVTRRKKL